From the Streptomyces sp. SN-593 genome, the window CGGCCGAGCACGGCGGGGTGCCGGCCGGCGGCGAAGACCGGGAGGCCGACCTCCGCGACCGCGTCGGCGTCGCGCACCGCGCCGTCGGTGACGATGCCCGCGGCGCCGCGCACGTGCGCCCGCAGCGCCAGCACGTCGCCGAGGGTCGCCGCTCCCTGTTCGCCGCGCGCCTCGATCACCAGGATCTCGCCGGGGGCGACCGCGTCGAAGGTGCGCTTCTGGGCGTTGTAGCCGCCCGCGTGCGCGGCGAAGAGGTCCTCCCGGTTGGGCAGGAAGCGCAGGGTGCGGGCGGTGCCGACGGCCTTGTCGCCGGCGACGAGCGGCTGCGGGCCCTGGATGCAGACGTTGTCGAGTCCGCGCTTGCGCAGTTGGGCCGACAGGCCGGCCACCGGGGCGCGCATCAGCTTGTCGCGCAGTTCGGGGGTCAGGCCGGCGGGCGGCGCCGGCACGGCGCCGAGGTCCGCGTCCAGGGGCACGTCGCCCTGGACCACGGTGGTGCGCAGCCGCCCGGAGCTCGGCGCCGCGGCCGCCTGCGGGGCGTCCACCTCGACCTCCACGACGTCGCCGGGGGCGAGCACCCGCGAGCCGGCCGGGGTGCCGGTGAGGATGACGTCGCCGGGTTCGAGGGTGAGGTGCTGGGAGAGGTCGGCGACGATCTGCTCCAGCGGGAAGAGCAGGTCCGCGGTCGTGGCGTCCTGCACCACCTCGCCGTTGACCCAGGTGCGCACCCGCAGCCCGGCCGGGTCCACGCTGCCGGCGTCGATCAGCTCCGGGCCCAGCGGTGTGAAGCCGT encodes:
- a CDS encoding fumarylacetoacetate hydrolase family protein, whose product is MIGLGRAEDPQTWRPGKIIAVHAGYASRAAERGERPEHPSYFLKPASSVAPSGGEVERPAGTEQLTCEGEIALVIGSPARRVRREEAWLHVSWVSAANDLGVGELRDHDHGSLLRAKGRDGFTPLGPELIDAGSVDPAGLRVRTWVNGEVVQDATTADLLFPLEQIVADLSQHLTLEPGDVILTGTPAGSRVLAPGDVVEVEVDAPQAAAAPSSGRLRTTVVQGDVPLDADLGAVPAPPAGLTPELRDKLMRAPVAGLSAQLRKRGLDNVCIQGPQPLVAGDKAVGTARTLRFLPNREDLFAAHAGGYNAQKRTFDAVAPGEILVIEARGEQGAATLGDVLALRAHVRGAAGIVTDGAVRDADAVAEVGLPVFAAGRHPAVLGRRHLPWDHDLAIACGGATVRPGDVVVADSDGAVVIPPALVEEVVDAALAQEDEDAWIAEQVRAGHPVGGLFPMNAAWRARYERREEGGR